The proteins below are encoded in one region of Silene latifolia isolate original U9 population chromosome 2, ASM4854445v1, whole genome shotgun sequence:
- the LOC141641868 gene encoding F-box protein At3g07870-like gives MSKRRKERMRVPLPYLPQNIMEDIFHKLSYTDMAHSKLVCKEWNSIISIPKFMGNHLIVLDYNIREKISSFYTSSYNNLVKEQSSLSSMMLPVKENPEWCSCTRILGSYNGLVAISLNNQSILWNPLTKTYSSIPISVLNDRYYIGHQLLYGLCYDGGRDEYSVVIWSNYQSPPVSPSNFDGFVSYETMKVSLCSFKDGHERTLNPKINPSNMRLFHKWLYCRDIGKVIYGLPHWVVELYDFIDPDLKTEILYFDLKDEKFKQMPRPYYDYGRDDKRLLGLATIDDENNLGCVFHDKVSSSLELWVMKEYGNSESWTNMFTIPYMNVTVNRHRSIKYIDVLGFMPNGELLLYVNGKRLWIYDFQKGNCRAIKYKNIKFDLVITYQPKLISPPKPLKRLKNRRRR, from the coding sequence ATGTCaaagagaagaaaagaaaggATGAGGGTTCCATTGCCGTACCTTCCTCAAAATATCATGGAAGATATATTTCACAAGTTGTCTTATACAGACATGGCACACTCCAAATTAGTATGTAAGGAATGGAACTCGATAATTTCTATTCCAAAATTCATGGGTAATCATTTGATCGTCTTGGATTACAATATAAGGGAAAAGATATCGAGTTTCTACACCTCAAGTTATAATAATCTCGTAAAGGAACAATCGTCGTTGTCGTCAATGATGCTCCCCGTAAAAGAGAATCCAGAATGGTGTAGTTGTACAAGGATCTTGGGATCGTATAATGGTTTGGTGGCGATATCATTAAACAATCAGTCGATATTATGGAACCCTTTAACAAAAACATACTCGTCGATTCCTATATCAGTATTAAATGACCGGTATTATATTGGACATCAACTTTTATACGGGTTGTGTTATGACGGTGGAAGGGATGAGTATAGTGTAGTAATCTGGTCAAACTATCAAAGCCCACCCGTTTCGCCCTCGAATTTTGACGGCTTCGTATCATATGAAACTATGAAGGTTTCCCTTTGCAGTTTTAAGGATGGTCATGAGAGGACACtaaatccaaaaattaatcctTCGAATATGCGTCTATTCCACAAATGGTTATATTGCCGCGATATTGGAAAGGTTATTTATGGATTGCCACATTGGGTTGTCGAATTATACGATTTTATAGACCCGGATTTGAAAACGGAGATACTTTACTTCGATTTGAAGGACGAGAAATTTAAGCAAATGCCTCGTCCTTATTACGACTATGGCCGTGATGATAAAAGGTTGCTCGGGTTGGCGACAATAGATGATGAAAACAATCTTGGTTGTGTTTTTCATGATAAAGTTAGTTCGTCATTAGAGTTATGGGTTATGAAAGAGTATGGGAACTCGGAATCATGGACTAATATGTTCACAATTCCTTATATGAATGTGACTGTTAATCGTCATAGATCGATCAAGTATATTGATGTCCTTGGATTTATGCCGAATGGGGAGTTGTTGCTTTATGTGAATGGTAAACGATTATGGATTTATGATTTTCAGAAAGGAAATTGTCGGGCAATTAAGTAcaaaaatataaaatttgattTGGTCATCACATATCAGCCAAAGCTGATTTCTCCACCCAAGCCATTAAAACGGTTGAAGAATCGAAGACGAAGATGA